In Pseudomonas oryzicola, one DNA window encodes the following:
- a CDS encoding GTP pyrophosphokinase, which translates to MATLERAIAVAARAHEGQYDKGGAAYILHPLRVMMRVSTPEQRIVAVLHDVIEDTPLTLSDLAREGFALKILAALLALSRRKGEAYQDFVVRLGDDPLARTVKLADLADNSDLSRIPCPGPADLARLARYREASAYLQALA; encoded by the coding sequence ATGGCTACACTGGAGCGGGCCATTGCCGTGGCCGCCAGGGCGCATGAAGGGCAATACGACAAGGGTGGCGCGGCGTATATCCTCCACCCGTTACGCGTAATGATGCGGGTTTCCACACCTGAACAACGGATTGTCGCGGTGCTTCACGATGTGATCGAAGATACCCCGCTGACCCTATCCGACCTGGCGCGCGAAGGTTTCGCGCTGAAAATCCTCGCCGCCTTGCTGGCGCTCAGCCGCCGCAAGGGCGAGGCCTACCAGGATTTCGTGGTGCGCCTGGGCGATGACCCTCTGGCGCGCACTGTCAAGCTGGCCGACCTGGCCGACAACAGCGACCTTTCGCGCATTCCATGCCCAGGCCCTGCCGACCTGGCGCGGTTGGCCCGTTACCGCGAGGCCAGTGCCTATCTGCAGGCGCTGGCCTGA
- a CDS encoding DUF1654 domain-containing protein, with protein sequence MSNTASATPNSYQLLGMRIQKIINSPTAQRSRAALIFRLEQETPEDWETLLAEIAENDNVTLAHRDDGGVQIFWTVPKED encoded by the coding sequence GTGTCCAACACTGCCTCCGCCACCCCAAACAGCTATCAACTACTGGGTATGCGCATCCAGAAGATCATCAACAGCCCCACTGCCCAGCGCAGCCGGGCGGCCTTGATCTTCCGCCTGGAACAGGAAACACCCGAAGACTGGGAAACCTTGCTCGCGGAAATCGCCGAAAACGACAACGTCACCCTCGCCCATCGCGACGATGGCGGCGTGCAGATTTTCTGGACCGTGCCCAAGGAAGATTGA
- a CDS encoding sugar ABC transporter substrate-binding protein, translating to MKLPFPGRLLALAVVSSLSFAIPFSAAHAEDKPKVALVMKSLANEFFRTMEDGAKDYQKAHPDEFELIANGIKNETDTGEQIRIVEQMVNAGAKALVIAPADSKALVSAVKKAMDQGVVVINIDNRLDPELLKSKGISVPFVGPDNRKGARLVGDYLANEKLKAGDQVGIIEGVPTTTNAQQRTAGFKDAMDAAQVKIVSVQSGNWEIDKGNAVAASMLNEYPDLKALLAGNDSMALGAVSAVRAAGKAGQVQVVGYDNINAIKPMLKDGRVLATLDQAASQQAVYGIQAALKMVKGEKPEVDADNVIQTPVQLITKP from the coding sequence ATGAAGCTGCCGTTCCCCGGTCGTCTGTTGGCCCTCGCTGTCGTTTCCTCGCTGTCTTTCGCCATCCCATTCTCTGCGGCTCATGCAGAAGACAAGCCCAAGGTTGCCCTGGTGATGAAATCACTGGCCAACGAGTTCTTCCGCACCATGGAAGACGGTGCCAAGGACTACCAGAAAGCCCACCCTGACGAATTCGAGCTGATCGCCAACGGCATCAAGAACGAAACCGACACCGGCGAACAGATCCGCATCGTCGAACAGATGGTGAACGCCGGTGCCAAAGCGCTGGTGATCGCCCCGGCCGATTCCAAGGCGCTGGTATCCGCGGTGAAAAAGGCCATGGACCAGGGCGTGGTAGTGATCAATATCGACAACCGCCTGGACCCCGAACTGCTCAAGAGCAAGGGCATCAGCGTGCCGTTCGTTGGCCCCGACAACCGCAAGGGCGCACGCCTGGTTGGCGATTACCTGGCCAACGAGAAGCTCAAGGCCGGCGACCAGGTCGGCATCATCGAAGGCGTACCGACCACCACCAACGCCCAGCAGCGCACCGCCGGCTTCAAGGACGCCATGGACGCTGCGCAGGTCAAGATCGTCTCGGTGCAGAGCGGCAATTGGGAAATCGACAAAGGCAACGCCGTCGCCGCCTCCATGCTCAACGAATACCCGGACCTGAAAGCCCTGCTGGCCGGTAACGACAGCATGGCCCTGGGCGCCGTGTCGGCCGTGCGCGCCGCCGGCAAGGCTGGCCAGGTGCAAGTGGTGGGCTATGACAACATCAATGCCATCAAGCCCATGCTCAAGGATGGCCGCGTGCTCGCCACCCTCGACCAGGCAGCCAGCCAGCAGGCGGTGTACGGCATCCAGGCGGCGCTGAAAATGGTCAAGGGCGAGAAGCCCGAGGTGGATGCCGACAACGTCATCCAGACCCCGGTCCAACTCATCACCAAACCCTGA
- a CDS encoding sugar ABC transporter ATP-binding protein has protein sequence MPASANEVVLAASGLGKSYAQPVLAEVSLSLRAGEVLALTGENGAGKSTLSKLISGLATPTTGHMSYRGQAYAPGSRSEAERLGVRMVMQELNLLPTLTVAENLFLDNLPSRFGWISQKRLRQLATAAMAQVGLDAIDPDTPVGELGIGHQQMVEIARNLIGDCHVLIFDEPTAMLTAREVELLFTQIERLRRRGVAIVYISHRLEELQRVAQRIVVLRDGRLVCDEPIQRYSSAELVNLMVGRELGEHIDLGRRHIGAPLLRVDKLSRGDKVREVSFEVRAGEIFGISGLIGAGRTELLRLIYGADRADSGSIALGQPPQAVTIDSPKAAVQAGIALITEDRKGEGLLLTQSISANIALGNLGAVSRAGVLDGQAEQALAARQIQAMRIRSAGPQQVVGELSGGNQQKVVIGRWLERDCQVLLFDEPTRGIDVGAKFDIYGLLAELARQGKALVVVSSDLRELMLICDRIAVLSAGRLIDTFERDHWSQDQLLAAAFAGYQKRDALLHDAAPRMDA, from the coding sequence ATGCCTGCATCGGCCAACGAAGTGGTGCTCGCCGCCAGCGGCCTGGGCAAGAGCTACGCCCAGCCGGTGCTGGCCGAGGTCAGCCTGAGCCTGCGCGCCGGTGAAGTGCTGGCCCTGACCGGCGAGAACGGCGCCGGCAAGAGCACGCTGTCCAAGCTCATCAGTGGCCTGGCAACACCCACCACCGGGCATATGAGCTATCGCGGCCAGGCCTATGCGCCCGGCAGCCGCAGCGAGGCCGAGCGCCTCGGCGTGCGCATGGTCATGCAGGAGCTGAACCTGCTGCCCACCCTGACCGTGGCGGAAAACCTGTTCCTCGATAACCTGCCCAGCCGCTTCGGCTGGATCAGCCAAAAGCGCCTGCGCCAGCTGGCCACGGCCGCCATGGCCCAGGTCGGCCTCGATGCCATCGACCCGGATACCCCGGTCGGCGAGCTGGGCATCGGCCACCAGCAGATGGTCGAGATCGCCCGCAACCTGATTGGCGACTGCCATGTGCTGATCTTCGACGAACCCACCGCCATGCTCACCGCGCGTGAGGTGGAGCTGCTGTTCACCCAGATCGAACGCCTGCGCCGGCGTGGCGTGGCCATCGTCTACATTTCCCACCGCCTCGAAGAACTGCAGCGCGTGGCCCAGCGCATCGTCGTGCTGCGCGACGGCAGGTTGGTGTGTGACGAGCCGATCCAGCGCTACAGCAGCGCCGAACTGGTCAACCTGATGGTCGGCCGCGAACTGGGCGAGCACATCGACCTGGGCCGTCGGCACATCGGTGCGCCGCTGCTCAGGGTCGACAAGCTCAGCCGCGGTGACAAGGTGCGTGAGGTGTCGTTTGAAGTCAGGGCAGGGGAGATCTTTGGCATCTCCGGCCTGATCGGCGCCGGCCGTACCGAGCTGTTGCGCCTGATCTACGGCGCCGACCGGGCCGACAGCGGCAGTATCGCGCTCGGCCAGCCACCGCAGGCGGTCACCATCGACTCGCCCAAGGCCGCGGTGCAGGCCGGCATCGCCCTGATCACCGAAGACCGCAAAGGCGAGGGCCTGCTGCTGACCCAGTCGATCAGCGCCAATATCGCCCTGGGCAACCTCGGTGCGGTGTCGCGCGCTGGTGTGCTCGATGGCCAGGCCGAGCAGGCCCTGGCCGCCCGGCAGATCCAGGCCATGCGCATTCGCAGTGCCGGCCCGCAGCAGGTGGTTGGCGAGTTGTCCGGCGGCAACCAGCAGAAGGTGGTGATCGGCCGCTGGCTGGAGCGTGATTGCCAGGTGCTGCTGTTCGATGAGCCTACCCGTGGCATCGACGTCGGTGCCAAGTTCGACATCTATGGCCTGCTGGCCGAACTGGCGCGCCAGGGCAAGGCCCTGGTGGTGGTGTCCAGCGACCTGCGCGAGCTGATGCTGATCTGTGACCGCATTGCCGTGCTCTCGGCCGGACGCCTGATCGACACCTTCGAGCGTGACCATTGGAGCCAGGACCAGCTGCTGGCCGCCGCCTTTGCCGGTTATCAGAAACGTGACGCACTGCTGCATGATGCAGCCCCCAGGATGGATGCATGA
- a CDS encoding ABC transporter permease, which yields MKTTPLDSQGAAPLRRSGTYFGLGTYLGLAGALLAMIVLFSFLSSHFWSYNTFSTLANQIPDLMVLAVGMTFVLIIGGIDLSVGSVLALAASTVSVAILGWGWGMLPAALLGMAVAALAGSITGGVTVAWRIPSFIVSLGVLEMARGLAYQFTDSRTAYIGDTYAWFSNPVAFGISPAFIIALLVIVLAQLVLTRTVFGRYLIGIGTNEEAVRLAGIDPRPYKVLVFALMGLLAGLAALFQISRLEAADPNAGAGLELQVIAAVVIGGTSLMGGRGSVISTFFGVLIISVLAAGLAQIGASEPTKRIITGAVIVIAVVLDTYRSRRAGRRN from the coding sequence ATGAAAACCACCCCGCTCGACAGCCAGGGCGCCGCACCGCTGCGCCGCAGTGGCACCTACTTTGGCCTGGGTACCTACCTGGGCCTGGCCGGCGCGTTGCTGGCAATGATCGTGCTGTTCTCGTTCCTCAGCAGCCACTTCTGGTCGTACAACACCTTCAGTACCCTCGCCAACCAGATCCCCGACCTGATGGTGCTGGCGGTGGGCATGACCTTCGTGCTGATCATCGGTGGCATCGACCTGTCGGTGGGCTCGGTGCTGGCGCTGGCCGCCTCGACCGTCAGCGTGGCGATCCTTGGCTGGGGCTGGGGCATGCTGCCCGCCGCCCTGCTGGGCATGGCCGTGGCGGCGCTGGCCGGCAGCATCACTGGCGGCGTTACCGTGGCCTGGCGCATCCCGTCGTTCATCGTTTCGCTCGGCGTGCTGGAAATGGCCCGTGGCCTGGCCTACCAGTTCACCGACTCGCGCACCGCCTATATCGGCGACACCTATGCCTGGTTCTCCAACCCTGTCGCGTTCGGCATCTCGCCGGCGTTCATCATCGCCTTGCTGGTGATCGTGCTGGCCCAGCTGGTGCTGACGCGTACGGTGTTTGGCCGATACCTGATCGGCATCGGCACCAACGAAGAGGCCGTGCGCCTGGCCGGCATCGATCCGCGCCCCTACAAGGTGCTGGTGTTCGCCCTGATGGGCCTGCTTGCCGGGCTGGCCGCGCTGTTCCAGATCTCGCGCCTGGAGGCAGCCGACCCCAACGCCGGCGCCGGCCTTGAGCTGCAGGTGATCGCCGCCGTGGTGATTGGCGGCACCAGCCTGATGGGCGGGCGTGGCTCGGTCATCAGTACCTTTTTCGGCGTGCTGATCATTTCCGTGCTGGCCGCCGGCTTGGCGCAGATCGGTGCCAGCGAGCCGACCAAACGCATCATCACCGGGGCGGTGATCGTCATCGCCGTGGTGCTCGACACTTACCGTAGCCGGCGTGCGGGCCGGCGGAACTGA
- a CDS encoding LacI family DNA-binding transcriptional regulator: MATIKDVAALAGISYTTVSHVLNKTRPVSEQVRLKVEAAIAELDYVPSAVARSLKARSTATIGLLVPNSVNPYFAELARGIEDACERNGYCVILCNSDDNPQKQRSYLRVLLEKRIDGLVVASVGQDSDLLQSLAGVRTPMVIVDRELEGVEADLVRIDHELGAYLATRHLLELGHRDIAYIGGPAETGVSQLRLSGFRRAMAEAGVAAEGNRVLHCDFTSPGGYAAAAQVLQGKRPTAIFAGNDMIGFGVLRAAAERQLNVPAELSVIGFDDIELSRYVYPPLTTVGQSIRELGESAASLLLARIGTPRQGAPEQRIVAPRLVLRESTGPRPDLFNDYR, translated from the coding sequence ATGGCAACCATCAAAGACGTCGCGGCACTGGCGGGCATTTCCTACACCACCGTGTCGCATGTGCTGAACAAGACCCGCCCGGTCAGCGAACAGGTGCGGCTGAAGGTCGAAGCCGCCATTGCCGAGCTCGACTACGTGCCCAGCGCCGTGGCGCGTTCGTTGAAGGCACGCAGCACCGCCACCATCGGCCTGCTGGTGCCCAACAGTGTCAACCCGTACTTCGCCGAGCTGGCGCGGGGTATCGAGGATGCCTGTGAACGCAACGGCTATTGCGTGATCCTGTGCAATTCCGATGACAACCCGCAGAAGCAGCGCAGCTACCTGCGTGTGTTGCTGGAAAAGCGCATCGACGGCCTGGTGGTGGCCTCGGTGGGCCAGGACAGCGACCTGCTGCAAAGCCTGGCCGGGGTGCGCACGCCGATGGTCATCGTCGACCGCGAACTGGAGGGCGTGGAAGCCGACCTGGTGCGCATCGACCACGAACTGGGCGCCTACCTGGCCACCCGCCACCTGCTGGAGCTTGGCCACCGTGACATCGCCTACATCGGCGGCCCCGCCGAAACCGGGGTGTCCCAGCTGCGCCTGAGCGGCTTTCGGCGCGCCATGGCCGAGGCCGGCGTAGCGGCCGAGGGCAACCGCGTGCTGCACTGCGACTTCACCAGCCCGGGCGGTTATGCGGCGGCGGCGCAAGTGCTGCAGGGCAAGCGGCCAACGGCGATTTTCGCCGGCAACGACATGATCGGTTTCGGTGTGCTGCGCGCCGCGGCCGAACGCCAGCTCAACGTGCCCGCCGAGCTGTCGGTGATCGGCTTCGACGACATCGAGCTCAGCCGTTATGTGTATCCGCCGCTGACCACCGTGGGCCAGTCGATCCGCGAGCTGGGCGAAAGCGCCGCCTCGCTGTTGCTGGCGCGCATCGGTACCCCTCGGCAGGGGGCGCCGGAACAACGCATCGTCGCCCCGCGCCTGGTGCTGCGCGAGTCCACCGGGCCACGCCCGGACCTGTTCAATGATTACCGCTAA
- the rbsK gene encoding ribokinase: MSAKVVVVGSLNMDLVARAQRLPRAGETLPGESFFTVPGGKGANQAVAVARLGGSVAMIGNVGDDAYGQQLRQALYVEGVDCRAIETCPGVSSGVALITVDAASQNCIVIIPGGNGLLTPRSVQRFDALLQAAEIIICQLEVPAETVAWTLARGHELGKQVILNPAPATGPLPADWFAHIDYLTPNESEAEALSGVAVTDLDSARRAGERLLQLGAGKVIITLGAQGALLVTAQGHRHFPAPVVQPLDTTAAGDTFIGGFAAGLVRGLEEGDAIAFGQRAAALSVTRAGAQPSIPYLAELAP; encoded by the coding sequence ATGAGTGCCAAGGTCGTGGTGGTCGGGAGCCTCAACATGGACCTGGTGGCCCGCGCCCAGCGCCTGCCCCGGGCCGGCGAAACGCTCCCCGGCGAAAGCTTTTTCACCGTGCCTGGCGGCAAGGGCGCCAACCAGGCCGTGGCCGTGGCGCGCCTGGGTGGCAGCGTGGCCATGATCGGCAACGTCGGTGACGATGCCTACGGCCAGCAACTGCGCCAGGCCTTGTATGTAGAAGGCGTCGATTGCCGGGCGATCGAAACCTGCCCGGGCGTGTCCAGCGGTGTGGCGCTGATCACCGTGGATGCGGCCAGCCAGAACTGCATCGTCATCATCCCGGGCGGCAATGGCCTGCTGACACCCCGGTCGGTGCAACGCTTCGATGCGCTGCTGCAGGCGGCCGAGATCATCATCTGCCAGCTGGAGGTGCCGGCCGAAACCGTGGCCTGGACCTTGGCCAGGGGGCATGAACTGGGCAAGCAGGTCATCCTCAACCCGGCGCCCGCCACCGGCCCGCTGCCAGCCGACTGGTTCGCGCATATCGACTACCTCACCCCCAACGAAAGCGAGGCCGAGGCCCTGAGCGGTGTGGCGGTGACCGACCTGGACAGTGCCCGGCGCGCCGGCGAGCGCTTGCTGCAGCTGGGTGCGGGCAAGGTGATCATTACCCTGGGCGCGCAAGGGGCGTTGCTGGTCACGGCCCAGGGCCACCGGCATTTCCCCGCACCGGTGGTGCAGCCGCTGGATACCACCGCTGCCGGCGACACCTTCATTGGTGGCTTTGCCGCTGGCCTGGTACGCGGCCTGGAGGAGGGCGACGCCATTGCCTTTGGCCAGCGCGCCGCAGCGTTGTCGGTTACCCGCGCCGGTGCCCAGCCGTCGATTCCCTACCTGGCGGAGCTTGCGCCATGA
- the rbsD gene encoding D-ribose pyranase: MKKTPLLNVALSRTIAGMGHGDILVIGDAGLPVPPGVELIDLAVTPGLPDFASVLRVVLSELQVERHVLAEEMQKVVPPALVEIERLKGKLGKREWLSHEDFKVLSRSARALVRTGECQPYSNIALISGVTF; encoded by the coding sequence ATGAAGAAAACCCCGCTGCTGAACGTTGCCCTGTCACGTACCATTGCCGGCATGGGGCATGGCGACATCCTGGTGATCGGCGATGCCGGGTTGCCGGTACCGCCAGGTGTCGAACTGATCGACCTGGCCGTGACGCCTGGCCTGCCGGATTTCGCCAGTGTATTGCGCGTGGTGTTGAGCGAACTGCAGGTGGAGCGCCACGTGCTGGCCGAAGAGATGCAGAAAGTGGTGCCGCCGGCGCTGGTCGAGATCGAGCGGCTCAAAGGCAAGCTGGGCAAGCGTGAATGGCTGAGCCATGAGGATTTCAAGGTGCTGTCGCGCAGCGCGCGTGCGCTGGTGCGCACCGGCGAGTGCCAGCCCTACAGCAACATCGCGCTGATTTCCGGCGTCACGTTCTAA
- a CDS encoding nucleoside hydrolase, producing MLKPLLQGIAFMATAATAQAAPIDLIIDSDPGADDVVALFLAMASPDELNIRAITTVAGNVRLEKTSRNARLACEWAGRDDIPVYAGAGRPLVRKPIYAAEVHGEEGLTGVEVGEPKAPLAQGNAVQYLVDTLGAAKPHSITIAMLGPQTNLALALVQRPDIVKGIKQVVVMGGAHFNGGNITPAAEFNLYADPHAAEVVLASGVQLTYLPLDVTHKLLTSDARLKQLAAVNNQASQRVVDILNAYITHDMDLYGMPGGPVHDASVIAYLLKPELFSGRRIHMSIDSREGPTFGQTIADWYGVLKQPANVMWVQEGDAQGLFDLLSARLARLE from the coding sequence ATGCTCAAACCCCTGCTACAAGGAATCGCCTTCATGGCCACCGCCGCTACCGCCCAGGCCGCCCCCATCGACCTGATCATCGACAGCGACCCCGGCGCCGACGACGTGGTCGCGCTGTTCCTGGCCATGGCCTCGCCCGATGAACTGAACATCCGCGCCATCACCACCGTGGCTGGTAACGTGCGCCTGGAAAAAACCTCGCGCAATGCCCGCCTGGCTTGCGAATGGGCTGGCCGCGATGACATCCCGGTGTATGCCGGTGCCGGCCGCCCGCTGGTGCGCAAGCCGATCTACGCCGCCGAAGTGCATGGCGAGGAAGGCCTCACCGGTGTCGAGGTCGGGGAACCGAAAGCGCCCTTGGCCCAGGGCAACGCCGTGCAATACCTGGTCGACACCCTCGGCGCCGCCAAGCCGCACAGCATCACCATCGCCATGCTCGGCCCGCAGACCAACCTGGCCCTGGCGCTGGTCCAGCGCCCGGACATCGTCAAAGGCATCAAGCAGGTGGTGGTCATGGGCGGTGCCCACTTCAACGGCGGCAACATCACGCCGGCGGCGGAATTCAACCTGTACGCCGACCCGCATGCTGCCGAAGTGGTGCTGGCCAGCGGCGTGCAACTGACCTACCTGCCGCTGGACGTCACCCACAAGCTACTGACCAGTGACGCCCGCCTCAAGCAGCTGGCAGCCGTGAACAACCAGGCCAGCCAGCGCGTGGTGGACATACTCAACGCCTACATCACCCACGACATGGACCTGTACGGCATGCCTGGCGGCCCGGTGCACGACGCCAGCGTCATCGCCTATCTGCTCAAGCCCGAGCTGTTCAGCGGCCGGCGCATCCATATGAGCATCGACAGCCGCGAAGGCCCCACCTTCGGCCAGACCATTGCCGACTGGTACGGTGTGCTCAAGCAGCCTGCCAACGTGATGTGGGTGCAGGAGGGCGATGCCCAGGGCCTGTTCGACCTGCTCAGCGCCCGTTTGGCCCGATTGGAATAG
- a CDS encoding I78 family peptidase inhibitor — protein sequence MFRTRAYLATLAVAAVLAGCSTGGNAGGGATPAAPAGNDGRCEASGADFTLGKPASAELLEQARKASGSQMARILKPHDVVTLEYRSERLNLNVDEQGKVTRVNCG from the coding sequence ATGTTCCGTACCCGTGCTTACCTGGCAACCCTGGCGGTCGCTGCTGTCCTGGCTGGTTGCAGCACTGGTGGCAATGCTGGTGGTGGCGCTACGCCGGCCGCGCCGGCTGGCAACGATGGCCGCTGCGAAGCCAGCGGCGCCGACTTCACCCTTGGCAAGCCGGCCAGCGCCGAATTGCTGGAGCAGGCGCGCAAGGCCAGTGGCTCGCAGATGGCGCGCATTCTCAAGCCGCACGATGTGGTCACCCTGGAGTACCGCTCCGAGCGCCTGAACCTGAATGTGGACGAGCAGGGCAAGGTGACCCGGGTCAACTGCGGTTGA
- a CDS encoding cold-shock protein has protein sequence MSNRQQGTVKWFNDEKGYGFITPAGGGDDLFVHFKAIESDGFKSLKEGQTVSFVAERGQKGMQAAQVRPE, from the coding sequence ATGTCCAATCGCCAACAAGGCACCGTCAAATGGTTCAATGATGAGAAAGGCTACGGCTTCATCACCCCAGCAGGCGGCGGCGACGACCTGTTCGTTCACTTCAAGGCCATCGAATCCGACGGCTTCAAGAGCCTGAAAGAAGGCCAGACTGTTTCCTTCGTCGCCGAGCGCGGCCAGAAGGGCATGCAGGCTGCACAGGTTCGTCCGGAGTAA
- the thrS gene encoding threonine--tRNA ligase: MPVITLPDGSQRSFDHAVSVAEVAASIGAGLAKATVAGKVDGKLVDACDLIHNDATLQIITPKDEEGLEIIRHSCAHLVGHAVKQLYPSARMVIGPVIDEGFYYDIAYERPFTPEDMAAIEKRMMELIDKDYDVVKKMTPRAEVIDVFKARGEDYKLRLVEDMPDEQAMGLYYHEEYVDMCRGPHVPNTRFLKAFKLTKLSGAYWRGDAKNEQLQRVYGTAWADKKQLAAYIQRIEEAEKRDHRKIGKQLDLFHLQEEAPGMVFWHANGWTVYQVLEQYMRQVQRANGYQEIKTPQVVDRILWERSGHWSNYAENMFTTSSESRDYAVKPMNCPCHVQVFNQGLKSYRDLPLRLAEFGACHRNEPSGALHGIMRVRGFVQDDAHIFCTEEQVKKEAADFIKLTLDVYKDFGFTDIAMKLSTRPAKRVGSEELWDRAEGALADALNESGLEWEYQPGEGAFYGPKIEFTLRDCLGRNWQCGTLQYDPNLPERLDASYIAEDNSRVRPVMLHRAILGSFERFIGMLIEHYAGVFPAWLAPTQAVIMNITDKQADFALEVENTLNGSGFRAKSDLRNEKIGFKIREHTLLKVPYLLVIGDREVETQTVAVRTREGKDLGSMPVAEFTQLLNSAVAQRGRLESE, translated from the coding sequence ATGCCCGTTATTACTCTTCCCGATGGCAGTCAACGTTCGTTCGATCATGCCGTATCCGTAGCCGAAGTCGCCGCTTCCATCGGCGCCGGCCTGGCCAAGGCCACCGTGGCCGGCAAGGTCGACGGCAAGCTGGTCGATGCCTGCGACCTGATCCACAACGACGCCACCCTGCAGATCATCACCCCTAAAGATGAAGAGGGACTGGAGATCATCCGCCACTCGTGTGCCCACCTGGTCGGCCACGCGGTGAAGCAGCTGTACCCGAGCGCCAGGATGGTCATCGGCCCGGTCATCGACGAAGGCTTCTACTACGACATCGCCTACGAGCGCCCCTTCACCCCTGAAGACATGGCCGCCATCGAAAAGCGCATGATGGAGCTGATCGACAAGGACTACGACGTGGTCAAGAAGATGACCCCGCGTGCCGAGGTCATCGACGTGTTCAAGGCCCGTGGCGAAGACTACAAGCTGCGCCTGGTCGAAGACATGCCGGACGAGCAGGCCATGGGCCTGTACTACCACGAAGAATACGTCGACATGTGCCGCGGCCCGCACGTGCCGAACACCCGCTTCCTCAAGGCGTTCAAGCTGACCAAGCTGTCCGGCGCCTACTGGCGCGGTGATGCCAAGAACGAGCAGCTGCAACGTGTGTACGGCACCGCCTGGGCCGACAAGAAGCAGCTGGCCGCGTACATCCAGCGCATCGAAGAAGCCGAAAAACGCGACCACCGCAAGATCGGCAAGCAGCTCGACCTGTTCCACCTGCAGGAAGAAGCCCCGGGCATGGTGTTCTGGCATGCCAACGGCTGGACCGTGTACCAGGTGCTCGAGCAGTACATGCGCCAGGTACAGCGCGCCAACGGCTACCAGGAAATCAAGACCCCGCAAGTGGTCGACCGCATTCTCTGGGAGCGTTCCGGCCACTGGTCCAACTACGCCGAGAACATGTTCACCACCTCGTCGGAAAGCCGCGACTACGCGGTGAAACCGATGAACTGCCCGTGCCACGTGCAGGTGTTCAACCAGGGCCTGAAGAGCTACCGTGACCTGCCGCTGCGCCTGGCCGAGTTCGGTGCCTGCCACCGTAACGAGCCGTCCGGCGCCCTGCACGGCATCATGCGCGTGCGTGGCTTCGTGCAGGACGACGCGCACATCTTCTGCACCGAAGAGCAGGTGAAGAAGGAAGCCGCCGACTTCATCAAGCTGACCCTGGACGTGTACAAGGACTTCGGCTTCACCGACATCGCCATGAAGCTGTCGACCCGCCCCGCCAAGCGCGTCGGTTCCGAAGAGCTGTGGGACCGTGCCGAAGGTGCACTGGCCGACGCCCTGAACGAATCGGGCCTGGAGTGGGAATACCAGCCGGGCGAGGGCGCCTTCTACGGGCCGAAGATCGAGTTCACCCTGCGCGACTGCCTCGGCCGTAACTGGCAGTGCGGTACCCTGCAGTACGACCCGAACCTGCCCGAGCGCCTGGATGCCAGCTACATCGCCGAAGACAACAGCCGGGTGCGCCCGGTCATGCTGCACCGTGCCATCCTCGGTTCGTTCGAGCGCTTCATCGGCATGCTGATCGAGCACTATGCCGGGGTGTTCCCGGCCTGGCTGGCGCCAACCCAGGCGGTGATCATGAACATCACCGACAAACAGGCCGATTTCGCCCTCGAGGTGGAAAATACCCTGAACGGTAGCGGTTTCCGTGCCAAGTCGGACTTGAGAAATGAGAAGATCGGCTTTAAAATCCGCGAGCATACTTTGCTCAAGGTCCCGTACCTTTTGGTTATAGGGGATCGCGAAGTCGAAACGCAGACCGTCGCCGTACGCACCCGTGAAGGCAAAGACCTCGGCTCCATGCCGGTGGCTGAATTCACGCAGCTGCTCAACAGCGCTGTTGCCCAGCGCGGTCGCCTAGAATCGGAGTAA
- the infC gene encoding translation initiation factor IF-3, with protein sequence MTIKREMRNDKRTAPKAPINENISAREVRLIGADGEQIGIVSIDEALRIADEAKLDLVEISADAQPPVCKVMDYGKHLFEKKKQANEAKKNQKQIQIKEIKFRPGTEEGDYQVKLRNLVRFLTDGDKAKISLRFRGREMAHQELGMELLKRVEADLAEYGSVEQHPKMEGRQLMMVIAPKKKK encoded by the coding sequence ATGACTATTAAGCGTGAAATGAGAAACGATAAACGAACTGCACCGAAAGCCCCGATCAACGAGAATATCTCGGCACGCGAGGTTCGGTTAATTGGCGCTGACGGCGAGCAGATTGGCATCGTCTCGATTGATGAAGCGCTTCGTATCGCTGATGAAGCGAAGCTGGATCTGGTGGAAATTTCTGCCGACGCGCAGCCGCCCGTCTGCAAGGTGATGGACTACGGCAAGCACCTCTTCGAGAAGAAGAAGCAGGCCAACGAAGCCAAGAAAAACCAGAAGCAGATCCAGATTAAAGAAATCAAGTTTCGTCCAGGGACGGAAGAAGGGGATTACCAGGTAAAACTACGCAACCTGGTACGTTTCCTTACCGATGGGGACAAGGCCAAGATCTCTCTGAGATTCCGCGGCCGTGAGATGGCCCACCAGGAGCTGGGCATGGAACTGTTGAAGCGGGTCGAAGCCGACCTCGCCGAATACGGCTCCGTTGAGCAGCATCCTAAGATGGAAGGACGCCAGCTTATGATGGTCATCGCCCCCAAAAAGAAGAAGTAA